A region of Dehalococcoidia bacterium DNA encodes the following proteins:
- a CDS encoding GYD domain-containing protein produces MPLFCALGKTTPVGAADLRGTAERYGENQRAMDAVGAKIVAGYACLGAYDFLFIIDAPDNETAMRLSALTASRGTSQYETMPIIPIERFFEMVADIGGPPDTR; encoded by the coding sequence ATGCCGCTGTTCTGTGCCCTGGGCAAAACCACCCCGGTTGGTGCGGCCGACCTGCGCGGCACGGCGGAGCGCTACGGCGAAAACCAGCGCGCGATGGATGCCGTAGGCGCGAAGATCGTGGCCGGCTACGCCTGCCTCGGAGCGTACGACTTCCTGTTCATCATCGACGCGCCCGACAACGAGACGGCGATGCGCCTCTCAGCGCTGACGGCCTCGCGCGGCACCTCGCAGTACGAAACGATGCCGATCATCCCGATCGAGCGCTTCTTCGAGATGGTCGCGGACATCGGCGGCCCGCCCGACACACGCTGA